A genomic segment from Leopardus geoffroyi isolate Oge1 chromosome A2, O.geoffroyi_Oge1_pat1.0, whole genome shotgun sequence encodes:
- the LOC123606984 gene encoding olfactory receptor 9A4, whose protein sequence is MLGNHSSATEFYLLGFPGSRELHHILFAIFFFFYSVTLMGNTVIIVIVCVDRRLQSPMYFFLGHLSALEILVTTIVVPVMLWGLLLPGMQTISLAACVTQLFLYLSLGTTEFTLLGAMAVDRYVAVCNPLRYDIIMNSRTCIWVVIMSWVFGFLFQIWPVYATFQLTFCKSNVVNNFFCDRGQLLKLSCNSTLFIEFILFLMAVFVLFGSLIPTIISYSYIISTILKIPSASGRKKAFSTCASHFTCVVIGYGSCLFLYVKPKQTQAADYNRVVSLMVSVVTPFLNPFIFTLRNDKVIEALRDGAKHWCQLFRN, encoded by the coding sequence ATGTTGGGGAATCACTCTAGTGCCACTGAATTTTATCTCCTTGGCTTCCCTGGTTCCCGAGAACTACATCATATTCTCTTtgctatcttcttcttcttctactcAGTGACATTAATGGGAAACACGGTCATCATTGTGATTGTCTGTGTGGACAGACGTCTGCAGTcccccatgtatttcttccttggTCATCTCTCTGCCTTGGAGATCTTGGTTACCACTATTGTCGTGCCCGTGATGCTTTGGGGGCTGCTGCTCCCTGGGATGCAGACAATATCTCTGGCTGCATGTGTCACCCAGCTCTTCCTGTACCTTTCTTTGGGGACCACAGAGTTTACATTACTGGGAGCGATGGCTGTGGACCGTTACGTGGCTGTCTGTAACCCTCTGAGGTACGACATCATTATGAACAGCCGCACCTGCATCTGGGTGGTCATTATGTCATGGGTGTTTGGGTTCCTTTTTCAAATCTGGCCAGTTTATGCCACATTTCAGCTTACCTTCTGCAAATCAAATGTGGTGAACAATTTCTTCTGTGACCGAGGGCAATTGCTCAAACTGTCCTGCAACAGTACCCTTTTTATAGAGTTCATACTGTTCTTAATggctgtttttgttctttttggttcTCTTATCCCTACAATCATCTCGTACAGCTATATCATCTCCACAATCCTCAAGATCCCCTCAGCCTCTGGCCGGAAGAAAGCCTTCTCTACATGTGCCTCTCACTTCACATGTGTCGTGATTGGGTACGGCAGTTGCTTGTTCCTCTATGTGAAACCCAAGCAAACTCAAGCAGCTGATTACAATAGGGTGGTGTCCTTGATGGTTTCAGTAGTTACTCCTTTCCTCAATCCCTTCATCTTCACCCTCCGAAATGACAAAGTCATAGAAGCCCTTCGGGATGGAGCAAAGCACTGGTGTCAACTATTCAGGAATTAG
- the LOC123606982 gene encoding olfactory receptor 9A4-like: MLGNHSSATEFYLLGFPGSRELHHILFAIFFFFYSVTLMGNMVIIVIVCVDRRLQSPMYFFLGHLSALEILVTTNIVPMMLWGLLLPGMQTISLAACATQLFLYLSLGTTEFTLLGAMAVDRYVAVCNPLRYDIIMNSRTCIWVVIMSWVFGFLSEIWPIYATFQLTFCKSNVVNNFFCDRGQLLNLSCNNTLFIEFILFLMAVFILFGSLIPTIISYTYIISTIIKIPSVSGRRKAFSTCASHFTCVVIGYGTCLFLYVKPKQTQAAEYNRVASLMVLVVTPFLNPFIFTLRNEKFIEVFRDVMKRCSQLLKG, encoded by the coding sequence ATGTTGGGGAATCACTCTAGTGCCACTGAATTTTATCTCCTTGGCTTCCCTGGCTCCCGAGAACTACATCATATTCTCTTtgctatcttcttcttcttctactcAGTGACATTAATGGGAAACATGGTCATCATTGTGATTGTCTGTGTGGACAGACGTCTGCAGTcccccatgtatttcttccttggTCATCTCTCTGCCTTGGAGATCTTGGTTACCACTAATATCGTGCCCATGATGCTTTGGGGGCTGCTGCTCCCTGGGATGCAGACAATATCTCTGGCTGCATGTGCCACCCAGCTCTTCCTGTACCTTTCTTTGGGGACCACAGAGTTTACATTACTGGGAGCGATGGCTGTGGACCGTTACGTGGCTGTCTGTAACCCTCTGAGGTACGACATCATTATGAACAGCCGCACCTGCATCTGGGTGGTCATTATGTCATGGGTGTTTGGGTTCCTTTCTGAAATCTGGCCAATTTATGCCACATTTCAGCTTACCTTCTGCAAATCAAATGTGGTGAACAATTTCTTCTGTGACCGAGGGCAATTGCTCAATCTATCCTGCAATAATACCCTTTTCATAGAGTTTATCCTATTCTTAAtggctgtttttattctttttggttctCTCATCCCTACAATCATCTCCTACACGTATATCATCTCCACCATCATCAAGATTCCCTCAGTCTCTGGCCGGAGGAAAGCCTTCTCTACTTGTGCATCCCACTTCACTTGTGTCGTGATCGGCTATGGCACCTGCTTGTTCCTCTATGTGAAACCCAAGCAAACGCAGGCAGCTGAGTACAACAGGGTAGCGTCACTGATGGTTTTAGTGGTGACCCCTTTTCTAAACCCATTTATCTTCACCCTACGGAATGAAAAATTCATAGAGGTCTTTCGAGATGTCATGAAACGCTGCTCTCAACTCCTCAAGGGTTAG